The genomic stretch CAATGTAGATTATGAACCCTTACCCGTGGTGGTGGATATGGAAAAGGCCCTGGAAAAAGGAGCTCCTCTTCTCTACGAGGAGTACGGTGAGAATCGGGGTTTTACCTGGAAAATTAGTGGAGGGGATATAGATAAAGCTTTTCAGGAGGCCGATCGTATTGTTAAGCTTCGATTGGTTAATCAACGGGTTGCTCCCATCCCTTTGGAGACCCGGGCCGTGTTAGCCCAATACCAGGATCGTGGAGTCGAAGGGGAGTTAACGGTATGGACTTCTACACAAATTCCTCATGGAATCCGCACTTCAATTGCCAGCATGCTCAATCTCCCCGAACATCGAGTTCGGGTTATTGCACCCGAGGTGGGTGGTGGATTTGGTTGCAAGGTTGATTTCTACGGAGAAGAAGTTTTGATTCCTTATCTGGCCATGAAGCTCAAAGTTCCGGTCAAATGGGTGGAAGGACGACGGGAGAATATCCAGGCCACAGACCATGGACGGGATCAAATTAATTATATCGAAGCCGCAGTTAAAAATGATGGAACCGTGGTAGGATTAAGGGTCAAAGTGCTGGCAGATATGGGGGCTTATTACCAACTTTTATCCCCGGCTATTCCTACCCTCACAGGCCTCATGATGTGCGGTCCTTACAAAATTCCCAACGTATCTATGGAGGTTCTGGGGGTTTTCACAAATAAAATGACCACCGATGCTTACCGGGGAGCCGGACGACCGGAAGCCACCTACCTCCTGGAGCGTACCATGGATGCCATTGCGGCTGAGCTGAATCTGGACCCTGTAGAGGTAAGGATGAAGAACTTTATCCAGCCCCAAGAATTTCCTTACAAAACGGCTACAGGCCTTGTTTACGATAGTGGTAATTATCAGGCCGCTTTGCAGAAAGCATTAGATCATGTTGGATACAAGAAGTTACGGGAAGAACAGAAAAAACTCCGAGAGCAGGGCCAATACATGGGAATCGGGATTTCCAGCTATGTCGAGATTTGTGCTTTTGGTCCTTCTGCAGCCACGGCAACCGGTGGCTGGGAAAGTGCTACCGTCCGTATCGAACCTACCGGTAAGGTTACGGTGTTGACAGGATCTTCTCCCCATGGTCAAGGACAAGAGACCACCTTCGCACAAATCGTTGCGGATGGGTTAGGATTAACCATGGAGGATGTAACCGTTCAGCACGGGGATACTGCTGTGGTTCAGTACGGAATCGGAACCTTTGGAAGTCGGGCCACCGCGGTGGGAGGAACGGCGGTTTATCTGGCCCTCCAGAAAGTTAAGGAAAAGGCAAGTAAGTTTGCGGCTCATATGTTGAAGGTAGATCCGAAAGGCCTGGTTTTTAAAGACGGAAAGATCTTCCCGGAAAATAATCCGGAGAAATCGGTCACCTTAACCGAGGTCGGATTGGCGGCTTATCTGGCTAAGGATCTTCCCCCGGACACAGAACCCGGACTGGTAGCTACAGCTTTTTACGAACCCAAGAACTTTACTTATCCTTTTGGAACCCATATCGCAGTCGTAGATATAGATCCGGAGACCGGCCAGATTAAATTCCGTCGTTATGTAGCCGTAGACGATTGCGGTAATATTATCAATATGTTGACAGTCCATGGTCAGGTGCACGGCGGAATCGCCCAGGGGTTAGGCCAGGCATTGTATGAAGAGATCGTCTACGATGAAAACGGACAGCTCTTGACCGGTTCCTTTATGGACTACTGCATCCCCAAGGCCCATCATCTTCCAAAATTCGAACTGGATTACACGGTCACTCCCACCGATGTAAACCCGTTGGGAGCTAAAGGAGTCGGAGAAGCAGGAACGATTGGCTCTACGCCTGCTATTGTCAATGCGGTTGTAGATGCCCTGGCCCATCTTGGGGTACGAAATATCGATATGCCCTTAAAGCCGGAAAAAATTTGGAAGGCTATCCGAGATCATGCAAAGAAATAACTTTGTCTTGAACTCGAAGTCCGGTATCTAAAGAAAACCCCGGATACCAGACTGAGAGACCCAGGACTAAATGAAAATGATTCCAGTTGCGTTTGAATATTTAGCCCCCACGACCCTAGATGAAGCTTTATCTGCGCTCTCGACCTATACCGATGCTAAGATACTGGCCGGTGGGCATAGCTTGATTCCCGCCATGAAATTAAGGCTGGCCTCTCCCAAATATCTCATTGACATCAGCCGAATTTCAGATCTGAACTATATCCGGGAGTCCGGAGGTCAAATTTTGATCGGTGCTGGTACCACCCACTATCAGATCGAAAGCTCAACGCTTCTTAAGGAAAAATGCCCTTTGCTGACTGAAACGGCTCCCTACATTGGAGATGTTCAGGTTCGTAACCGGGGAACCCTGGGTGGAAGCCTGGCCCACGCAGATCCGGCGGCCGACTGGCCTGCGGCTATACTGGCTGTTGGAGCCGAAATTAAGGTGAGAAATTCCCGAGGAGAGCGGACCCTTAAGGCTGAAGATTTCTTTGTGGATATGATGACCACGGCGCTTCAACCCAACGAAATCTTAACCGAAATTCGGATTCCTATACCTCCCCAGCGTACCGGAAGTGCCTATGAAAAGGTTAAACAACCGGCTTCCGGTTTTGCTTTGGTGGGGGTGGCCGTCCAGATTACCCTTGATACCAACCGGACCTGTCAGCAGGTTCAAGTGGGTATTACCGGGCTTGCACCAAAGCCTTTTCGGGCTACAGGAGTTGAAAATATGCTGAAAGGTAAGGTTATTAATGATCAACTCCTCGCCCAGGCAGCCGAGAAAGCTGCCGATGGCGTAGATCCACTCTCGGATATCCATGCCTCAGCAGAGTATCGTTCGCATCTGGCGCGGGTTCATACAAAGAGAGCTTTACAACGAGCTGTAAGTCGAATCTAAAGGATCCTACAACCAAATCATGAGGGATATAAGGGCGGGTTTGACCCCGCCCTTATCCTTTATACTCATGGAGTAGTAGCATTTTTATGAGAATAGAGGGAAATCATACCTTAAAAGGAAAACCAGAAAAAGTCTGGAACACCTTGACCGATCCGGAGATTCTTGCTAAATGTATCCCGGGTTGCGAGAAATTAGAGAAGACCGACGAGGATACCTATAAAGCAACCCTTAATATGGGAATTGGATCTATAAAAGGTACCTATACCGGACAGGTCAAGCTGGTGGATAAGCAACCTTATTCCAGCTTTAAAATGATTGTTGAAGGAAAAGGAGGACCCGGCTTTGTTAAAGGAGAAGGGGTCTTGAATCTACAAGAGCAAAACGGTCACACCCTGATTACCTATCAGGGAGATGCTCAGGTGGGCGGCACCATTGCCAGTGTAGGACAACGCATGATCCAGGCTTCGGCTAAAATGATCATCGGCCAGTTCTTTACTGCCCTGGATATGCTCCAGGAACAACAACCTCCCTCCTCTGAGACCTCCTCAGGAGGAGCCCCTTCAGGAAGTTCGTCTCCTCCATCGAGTTTTTTTTTTAAAGTCACCCTCCGATACCTTTGGAATGAGCTAAAGAAAATCCTCGGAATTAAAATTTAACTTCCATTCCCCGTCTCCCCTCTCCTTAAAGGAAAGGAGAGACGGTGCCAGACTTTGATTCCTTCCCTGTCTTCCTGAAAAGGGGGCTTAAAGGATCAGGTAACCTCAAGGAATCCATCCAACAGGACATCCCCATAGGGAAGTAAAAGAGGATCTTTTCTATCTTTCTTTTCTTTAAAATTTAGTTAGGATCTTGACATTTTACTTCTTAACCATATATTAGTCTCATATGGTTCGTATCTTAATAATTAAGTTCTTAACTATTTTAAACCGTAAAAAGGGTTATAAATTTCTTCTTCATCGGCCTTGATTTTTATATGAGCCAGACATCCCAGGTCCGGTTGGACAAACGTAAGTATTATTCTCAAGACCAAATCATTCGACATGCCCAAAAGTATCCGGCGTTTCATTGGCCTACCACGGAGTTACTTTTGAATCTAGTATATGCCTACGACCTTATTGCTACTTATATTGCCCGAATTCTCAACAGATATCATCTCTCCCTTTCAGCTTTTAATTTGTTGATTATCCTGGCTCGTAGTGAAGGTAAAGGACTTCCTCTCCACGAGATAGGGGAAGCGTTGTTAGTGAGTCGGGCAAATGTAACGGGATTGGTGGATTGTCTTGAGCGGAGAGGTTTAGTAGAACGCGTGGCCCATGCAGAGGATCGGCGTGTACGGATTGTACGGATTACCCAGAGTGGTGAGGGGCTCTTAGAATCCATACTACCCGGTTATCATGGAGAAGTCAGAGAATTGGTAAACGAGTTGAGCGATGAGGAAAAGGCTCAGCTAAACCGGCTTCTGTTAAAATTGCAAGATAGCATTCTCCATACAGTTGAGAAAAAATCCAAGAAACGAGAAGATGGCCTCATGATGGATAATATGGGTAATGGAGGGTAGAATTCATAATGCTATAGTCTTCATCCTTTCTCCCCTCTTTCACAGTATAGGAGAAGGGTTGATGAGGGGGATGGGGGAAGTCGTGAGTACCATATCGAGAGTGAGCTGACGAACTTGTTTTACTGAATTGGAAACAAGTTAAACGTAAAGCCCACTCCAATATGGGAAAAGAATATCATGGACGAGGTTGAAATTTTAAATTCATCCACCCAGGTCCAGTCTTCCAGGCTGAGTAAAGTGGATCAAACTATTACAGATCTGCCGGAAACGGTGCACGAGGAAAAGAACTTACCTGGGACCTCTTCAGCGGTAGCGGCGCCTAAGATCGTCCCAGAGGAAGATGGCCAAATCAAGAGACCTTTTTATCGGCGCCCTCGGATACTGATAGCCATAGCAGGGCTATTCATAGGGGGAATTCTCCTGGGTTTACCTTATTACAACCATGTCATATCCTACGAATCGACCGATGATGCGTTTATTGAAGGGCGCATCATCCAGATCAGTCCAAAAGTATCTGGGCACATCTCGAAGGTATATGTGATCGATAACCAACAAGTCAAGGAAGGTGATTTACTGGTTGAGCTGGATCCCCGTGATTTTGAAGCACGGCTCGAGAATTCAAAAGCTTTACTACAACAGGCTATTTCAAAACAGAAAGCGGCTCAATTGAATGTGGATTTGACGGATGTTACCTCTCAGGCCAACGTCCAACAAGCCTATTCAGGGGTACAATTGGCTAAATCCGGTTTACAAACGGCAAATGCAGAATTAATAGCGGCACGCAATCGGCTCGAGCAGGCTCGAGCCCAGGTTAAGACGGCTATAGCCAATGCTGAACAGGCCCAGGCACAGGTGGCAGAGGCTGAAGCTGAAGCGACGCGGGCCAACACCGACGCACAACGTTACCAACATCTTTATGAGCAAGATGGAATTATATCGCGTCAGCAACTGGATTATGCTTTGTCTGCTGCCCGTAAAGCAACCGCCCAACTGGAAGCTGCTCGTAAGCAGGCTGCAGCAGCCCAAGCCAGAGTTGCTGAAGCCCGGGCTGCGGAGCAAGTAGCCGTTGAAGGTCTTCACCAGGCTGAGGCCCAGGTAGCAGAAGCCCAGGCACGGGTTGGAGAAGCCCAAGCACGTCTAGCTTCGGCCAATACAGCTCCCAAGCAGGTAGCCATTAGTAGCTCTCAGGCTGAAGCAATTCAAGCTGAAATCGAGCAGGCCCAGGCGATGGTCAAGCAGGATCAATTGCAACTCTCTTACACAAAAATCTATGCGCCGGAATCTGGACGTGTAACCCGCAAAATGATCGAAGAAGGTGCCTTTGTACAGGTTGGACAGGCTTTGATGGCGATTGTCCCCGATGAATTTTGGGTTATAGCCAACTTCAAAGAGACTCAACTTGCCAGCATACGCCCAGGACAACCTGTCCATATTAAAGTGGATGCTTACCCCGATAAGATTTTCAAGGGTCATGTAGATAGTATTCAAGCAGGTACGGGAGCGCGTTTCAGTTTGCTACCCCCTGAGAATGCAACGGGTAACTTTGTTAAAGTAGTGCAGCGGGTTCCGGTTAAAATTGTTTTTGATGAGAAACCAGATTCAACCCATCCCTTAGGTCCAGGTATGTCGGTTGTACCGGAGGTAAAAGTAAAATGACGGCCAATCCAGCAAAAAAGAGTTCGGTCCGAGGAGCCAACATGGGTAATTTTACCCAAAGCTGGCAACCCAGCGCCAATCCCTGGCTTATCGCGGTGTCTGTTATGTTGGCTACCTTTATGGAGGTTCTGGATACCTCCATTGCCAATGTGGCATTACCCCATATTGCAGGCAATCTCTCAGCCAGCATCGATGAATCCATGTGGGTCTTAACCAGTTACCTGGTCTCCAATGCGATTATCTTGCCGGCAACGGGTTGGTTAAGTAATTTCTTCGGCCGCAAGCGGTTCTTAATGGCCTGTATAGTTCTGTTTACGCTTTCCTCTTTAGCTTGTGGTTTTGCAATAAATTTGGGGATGCTGGTCTTTGCACGGATCCTTCAAGGGGCCGGGGGAGGTGCTTTACAGCCCATTGCCCAGGCTGTTTTATTGGAAAGCTTTCCACCGGCCAGGCGTGG from Candidatus Limnocylindrales bacterium encodes the following:
- the cutA gene encoding glyceraldehyde dehydrogenase subunit alpha, which gives rise to MATKLIGERIKRKEDPRLITGTASYVDDIKLPNIHHVAFLRSIYGHAKINKIDVSEARKLPGVVAVLTHDDIKGVLKPMPCVGGVPDMHLPEHYPLSGGKVRFVGEAIAAVVANDRYVARDALDLINVDYEPLPVVVDMEKALEKGAPLLYEEYGENRGFTWKISGGDIDKAFQEADRIVKLRLVNQRVAPIPLETRAVLAQYQDRGVEGELTVWTSTQIPHGIRTSIASMLNLPEHRVRVIAPEVGGGFGCKVDFYGEEVLIPYLAMKLKVPVKWVEGRRENIQATDHGRDQINYIEAAVKNDGTVVGLRVKVLADMGAYYQLLSPAIPTLTGLMMCGPYKIPNVSMEVLGVFTNKMTTDAYRGAGRPEATYLLERTMDAIAAELNLDPVEVRMKNFIQPQEFPYKTATGLVYDSGNYQAALQKALDHVGYKKLREEQKKLREQGQYMGIGISSYVEICAFGPSAATATGGWESATVRIEPTGKVTVLTGSSPHGQGQETTFAQIVADGLGLTMEDVTVQHGDTAVVQYGIGTFGSRATAVGGTAVYLALQKVKEKASKFAAHMLKVDPKGLVFKDGKIFPENNPEKSVTLTEVGLAAYLAKDLPPDTEPGLVATAFYEPKNFTYPFGTHIAVVDIDPETGQIKFRRYVAVDDCGNIINMLTVHGQVHGGIAQGLGQALYEEIVYDENGQLLTGSFMDYCIPKAHHLPKFELDYTVTPTDVNPLGAKGVGEAGTIGSTPAIVNAVVDALAHLGVRNIDMPLKPEKIWKAIRDHAKK
- a CDS encoding xanthine dehydrogenase family protein subunit M, translated to MKMIPVAFEYLAPTTLDEALSALSTYTDAKILAGGHSLIPAMKLRLASPKYLIDISRISDLNYIRESGGQILIGAGTTHYQIESSTLLKEKCPLLTETAPYIGDVQVRNRGTLGGSLAHADPAADWPAAILAVGAEIKVRNSRGERTLKAEDFFVDMMTTALQPNEILTEIRIPIPPQRTGSAYEKVKQPASGFALVGVAVQITLDTNRTCQQVQVGITGLAPKPFRATGVENMLKGKVINDQLLAQAAEKAADGVDPLSDIHASAEYRSHLARVHTKRALQRAVSRI
- a CDS encoding carbon monoxide dehydrogenase subunit G, which codes for MRIEGNHTLKGKPEKVWNTLTDPEILAKCIPGCEKLEKTDEDTYKATLNMGIGSIKGTYTGQVKLVDKQPYSSFKMIVEGKGGPGFVKGEGVLNLQEQNGHTLITYQGDAQVGGTIASVGQRMIQASAKMIIGQFFTALDMLQEQQPPSSETSSGGAPSGSSSPPSSFFFKVTLRYLWNELKKILGIKI
- a CDS encoding MarR family transcriptional regulator, whose translation is MSQTSQVRLDKRKYYSQDQIIRHAQKYPAFHWPTTELLLNLVYAYDLIATYIARILNRYHLSLSAFNLLIILARSEGKGLPLHEIGEALLVSRANVTGLVDCLERRGLVERVAHAEDRRVRIVRITQSGEGLLESILPGYHGEVRELVNELSDEEKAQLNRLLLKLQDSILHTVEKKSKKREDGLMMDNMGNGG
- a CDS encoding HlyD family secretion protein, with translation MDEVEILNSSTQVQSSRLSKVDQTITDLPETVHEEKNLPGTSSAVAAPKIVPEEDGQIKRPFYRRPRILIAIAGLFIGGILLGLPYYNHVISYESTDDAFIEGRIIQISPKVSGHISKVYVIDNQQVKEGDLLVELDPRDFEARLENSKALLQQAISKQKAAQLNVDLTDVTSQANVQQAYSGVQLAKSGLQTANAELIAARNRLEQARAQVKTAIANAEQAQAQVAEAEAEATRANTDAQRYQHLYEQDGIISRQQLDYALSAARKATAQLEAARKQAAAAQARVAEARAAEQVAVEGLHQAEAQVAEAQARVGEAQARLASANTAPKQVAISSSQAEAIQAEIEQAQAMVKQDQLQLSYTKIYAPESGRVTRKMIEEGAFVQVGQALMAIVPDEFWVIANFKETQLASIRPGQPVHIKVDAYPDKIFKGHVDSIQAGTGARFSLLPPENATGNFVKVVQRVPVKIVFDEKPDSTHPLGPGMSVVPEVKVK